Proteins found in one Pyrus communis chromosome 15, drPyrComm1.1, whole genome shotgun sequence genomic segment:
- the LOC137717668 gene encoding mitogen-activated protein kinase kinase kinase 5-like, with translation MPSSSFPLHKPCRTTTSSSPGSSSSSSATSSAPAPKQDSGGGSSDQSPRRLTRQRKLRHLNSQDLGSTLPEKSYSSPTSPEYSTQKSRSPGCGSKSNHWSSAPAAPQPLPLPESHVTRKPEFAKDGYFGCRKIKSHTTSGSAAPSSYSSQVATTSGGSAAPASAYSNNRRGALSQDANSGGGFFNNFGLNILSRKALVNGVSSHPFSPQRSKTVDSYPILVAPTSPVNCSSNCHRGTPHEYEACNTSRSAPTSPFSSPAVSPRRSNPTADFFTSFGAPHEQNQEAFPPRLSPNRPAHSPSHSPTSRSPRFNQKISNGNAFPLHSLERAESISQVSAHPLPRPPPPQQSVMPYNAEALSTSSMKGQWQKGKLIGRGTFGSVYLATNRETGALCAMKEVDVIPDDPKAAECIRQLEQEIKVLRTLKHPNIVQYYGSEMTDDHFYIYLEYVHPGSINKYVQDHIGVMTESVVRNFTRHILSGLAFLHSMKTVHRDIKGANLLVDASGVVKLADFGMAKLLNGQSYNLSLKGSPYWMAPEVIRAAMQNNADPDLALAVDIWSLGCTVIEMFNGKPPWSDFTGPQAMFKVLNTIPDIPEALSAEGKDFLQWCFRRNPMERLSASDLLEHPFVRNSPVRPFQS, from the exons ATGCCTTCTTCTTCGTTTCCTCTTCACAAACCCTGCAGAACTACAACCTCCTCCTCCcctggttcttcttcttcttcttctgctactTCCTCTGCTCCTGCTCCGAAACAGGACAGTGGTGGGGGCAGCAGCGACCAGAGCCCGCGGCGGCTCACCCGGCAGAGGAAGCTCCGCCACCTCAATAGCCAGGACCTGGGTTCTACCCTCCCTGAAAAATCTTACTCCTCGCCTACTTCTCCGGAATATTCGACCCAGAAGTCAAGATCGCCGGGTTGCGGGTCCAAGTCAAACCACTGGTCTTCTGCGCCTGCTGCTCCGCAGCCCTTGCCGCTCCCTGAATCGCACGTGACCCGGAAACCCGAATTTGCTAAAGATGGGTACTTTGGCTGCAG AAAGATCAAAAGtcacacaacctcaggatctgCAGCGCCGAGTTCTTATTCGAGTCAAGTTGCCACAACCTCGGGAGGATCAGCAGCACCAGCGAGTGCCTATTCGAACAATCGTCGAGGGGCACTCTCCCAAGATGCTAACAGTGGTGGTGGTTTCTTTAACAACTTTGGTCTGAATATTCTTTCTAGGAAAGCTCTGGTGAATGGTGTATCAAGCCATCCTTTTAGCCCCCAAAGATCGAAAACGGTCGATAGTTATCCTATACTTGTTGCCCCCACTTCACCCGTTAATTGTTCAAGCAACTGCCATAGGGGAACGCCGCACGAATATGAAGCTTGCAACACCAGCAGGAGTGCTCCAACAAGTCCCTTTTCAAGTCCTGCAGTTAGTCCCAGGAGATCAAATCCCACGGCggatttttttacttcttttggGGCTCCCCACGAACAAAATCAGGAGGCCTTTCCTCCAAGATTATCACCAAATAGACCTGCTCATAGCCCCAGCCATTCTCCTACATCTCGAAGTCCACGCTTCAACCAGAAAATTTCAAATGGAAATGCATTTCCTTTGCATTCTTTAGAGAGGGCTGAAAGTATTAGCCAAGTCAGTGCCCACCCTTTGCCTCGGCCGCCTCCACCACAGCAGTCTGTCATGCCGTACAATGCAGAAGCTCTATCCACATCATCAATGAAGGGTCAATGGCAGAAGGGAAAACTTATTGGGCGCGGCACCTTTGGTAGTGTTTATCTCGCAACCAACCG TGAAACCGGGGCCTTATGTGCAATGAAGGAAGTTGATGTCATTCCTGATGATCCTAAAGCTGCTGAATGTATAAGGCAATTGGAGCAG GAAATCAAAGTCCTCCGCACTCTAAAGCATCCAAATATTGTGCAGTATTATGGTAGTGAGATG ACTGATGATCACTTCTACATATATTTGGAATATGTTCATCCTGGATCAATTAATAAATATGTCCAAGACCATATTGGAGTTATGACAGAATCTGTAGTTCGCAATTTTACTCGCCATATCCTCTCTGGGTTGGCTTTTTTGCACAGCATGAAGACAGTTCACAG GGATATAAAGGGTGCAAATTTGCTTGTTGATGCATCAGGCGTTGTTAAACTTGCCGATTTTGGGATGGCAAAACTT CTCAATGGGCAGTCGTACAATCTTTCTTTGAAGGGCAGTCCATACTGGATGGCTCCTGAG GTCATAAGGGCTGCAATGCAGAACAATGCTGATCCTGATCTTGCTTTGGCTGTCGATATATGGAGCTTGGGCTGTACCGTCATTGAGATGTTCAATGGAAAACCTCCGTGGAGTGACTTTACAGGA CCTCAGGCTATGTTCAAGGTTCTAAACACCATCCCGGATATACCAGAAGCATTGTCTGCAGAGGGAAAGGACTTCCTCCAATGGTGCTTCCGTAGGAACCCTATGGAGAGACTATCAGCTAGTGACCTACTTGAGCATCCGTTTGTAAGAAATTCACCCGTCAGACCTTTTCAATCGTAA
- the LOC137717970 gene encoding protein REVERSION-TO-ETHYLENE SENSITIVITY1-like produces MRHFRFRGMEMKEAYDIEHLTSTQNIEHELWPLTEIDPKKAKFPCCIVWTPLPVVSWLAPFIGHVGICREDGAILDFSGSNFVNVDDFAFGAVARYLQIDRKQCCFPANLGSHICKHGYKHSEFGTALTWDDALQSSSRYFEHKTYNLFTCNCHSFVANCLNRLCYGGSMSWNMINVAGLVLLKGHWVDATSVLRSFLPFVLVLTLGVAMVGWPFVVALFSFSLLLLVWFILGSYCFKTLLEC; encoded by the exons ATGCGGCACTTTAGATTTCGTGGGATGGAGATGAAAGAAGCGTATGACATCGAGCATTTGACCTCTACGCAGAATATTGAGCATGAGCTGTGGCCTCTCACTGAAATTGATCCGAAGAAGGCAAAGTTTCCCTGCTGTATAGTTTGGACTCCGCTTCCGGTAGTCTCCTGGTTGGCACCATTCATCGGACATGTTGGCATTTGCAGGGAGGATGGAGCTATTTTAGATTTCTCTGGTTCCAATTTTGTGAATGTTGATGACTTTGCATTTGGTGCCGTAGCCAGATATCTCCAAATTGACCGAAAACAG TGTTGTTTTCCCGCAAATCTGGGTAGCCACATTTGCAAGCATGGTTACAAGCATTCAGAGTTTGGGACTGCATTAACATGGGATGATGCCTTGCAGTCAAGTTCGCGGTACTTTGAACATAAAACCTACAACCTCTTCACTTGCAACTGCCATTCATTTGTAGCCAACTGTCTCAATCGGCTCTGCTATGGCGGATCAATGAGTTGGAACATGATCAACGTGGCAGGCTTAGTACTGCTCAAGGGGCATTGGGTTGATGCCACGTCCGTCTTGAGGTCATTCCTCCCTTTTGTATTGGTGCTCACTCTTGGTGTTGCCATGGTTGGATGGCCATTCGTCGTTGCGCTTTTCTCCTTCTCACTCCTCCTTCTGGTGTGGTTTATACTGGGCAGTTATTGTTTCAAGACTTTGCTGGAGTGCTAG
- the LOC137718502 gene encoding uncharacterized protein ycf36, translating into MASAVLHISFPPPPTAHFFPSTPNFLRPITPAQKPELHRSRRRYRIAKIPLSSSFRRGSNSPAEAGCPVPPEQQPINEYQNLSTSFPFSWAAGDLVEYCSRLIATGSSFALLVGLPVASFGALGGPQSDPLRQSLYAVSSGFLVVTLAVVRMYLGWAYVGNRLLSATVEYEETGWYDGQMWVKTAEVLARDRLLGSFSVKPVLSRLKTTLVFLAASILSCVLLLVSLDGGQIEEAGNRVIPGVYNDDSARSFEPDAFCGEPGLP; encoded by the exons ATGGCCTCTGCAGTTCTTCACATTTCTTTCCCTCCACCCCCAACGGCTCATTTCTTTCCCTCCACCCCCAACTTCCTCCGGCCAATAACTCCCGCCCAAAAACCCGAACTCCACCGCAGCCGCCGTCGATATAGAATTGCCAAGATACCCCTATCTTCATCTTTCAGAAGAGGAAGCAACAGCCCAGCAGAGGCAGGCTGCCCTGTTCCGCCGGAGCAGCAGCCGATAAACGAGTACCAGAATCTCTCCACCTCCTTCCCCTTCTCCTGGGCAGCCGGCGACCTAGTCGAGTACTGCTCTCGACTGATCGCAACCGGGTCCTCTTTCGCTCTCCTCGTAGGCCTCCCGGTCGCCTCCTTCGGCGCCCTGGGTGGGCCCCAATCGGACCCACTGAGGCAGTCCCTGTACGCGGTTTCAAGTGGGTTTTTGGTGGTCACTCTCGCCGTCGTGAGGATGTACCTGGGTTGGGCTTACGTCGGCAATAGACTGCTCAGCGCCACCGTTGAAT ATGAAGAGACTGGATGGTATGATGGTCAG ATGTGGGTGAAGACTGCTGAAGTTTTGGCGCGGGATCGGCTACTCGGTTCATTCTCT GTTAAGCCAGTGCTGAGCAGATTAAAGACTACACTCGTATTTCTTGCAGCGTCTATACTTTCATGTGTTCTTCTCCTCGTTTCCCTTGACGGAGGCCAAATTGAAGAAGCCGGGAATAGGGTTATACCCGGAGTTTACAATGATGATTCTGCGAGATCGTTCGAGCCTGACGCCTTTTGCGGTGAACCTGGTCTTCCCTAA